In one window of Armatimonadota bacterium DNA:
- the carA gene encoding glutamine-hydrolyzing carbamoyl-phosphate synthase small subunit, which yields MKAILALEDGTVFEGVGIGAPGRAVGEVVFSTSMTGYQEMLTDPSYRGQILALTFPLIGNYGASAGDMQSPRPQAEGFVVRELCDEPSNWRSEHALRAFLEEHRVVGITGVDTRALTRRLREHGVMMGTITTEERPAEALERLRQTPRYGELDFIHEVGTASPYQWSPEARYGAAQARMPFEERPRIALIDYGVKRSILQFLHDLGCDVLVLPGTVTSETILGLSPDALVLSPGPGDPARLDYEVDVLRGVIGKLPILGICLGHQLLGLALGGRTFKLKFGHRGANHPVKEAVNGGRTYITVQNHGYSIDEESLDGTGAIMSHVSLNDGTVEGLMHPDLMITSVQYHPEASAGPQDSRHIFDDFIASVRKRKDV from the coding sequence ATGAAGGCGATACTTGCACTCGAGGATGGCACGGTTTTCGAGGGCGTCGGCATCGGCGCGCCGGGGCGCGCGGTGGGGGAGGTGGTCTTCAGCACCTCGATGACGGGCTATCAGGAGATGCTCACCGACCCGAGCTACCGCGGGCAGATACTGGCCCTGACTTTCCCGCTCATCGGCAACTACGGGGCGAGCGCCGGGGACATGCAGTCGCCCCGACCGCAGGCTGAAGGGTTCGTCGTCCGCGAACTGTGCGACGAGCCGAGCAACTGGCGCTCCGAGCATGCGCTGCGCGCATTCCTCGAAGAGCACCGCGTGGTCGGCATCACCGGCGTTGACACCCGGGCCCTAACACGGCGCCTGCGCGAGCACGGCGTCATGATGGGCACTATAACCACCGAGGAACGCCCGGCAGAGGCGCTGGAGCGCCTGCGGCAGACGCCGCGCTATGGAGAACTCGATTTCATCCATGAAGTCGGCACGGCGAGCCCGTACCAGTGGAGCCCCGAGGCGCGCTACGGCGCCGCCCAGGCGCGGATGCCTTTTGAGGAGCGCCCACGCATTGCGCTGATTGACTACGGCGTCAAACGCAGCATCCTTCAGTTCCTCCACGATCTGGGCTGCGACGTGCTGGTGCTGCCGGGCACCGTAACTTCGGAAACGATACTCGGCCTGTCGCCGGACGCGCTCGTGCTCTCGCCCGGGCCTGGAGATCCGGCGCGCCTCGACTACGAGGTGGATGTGCTGCGCGGGGTCATCGGGAAGCTGCCCATCCTTGGCATCTGCCTGGGTCATCAGTTGCTCGGTCTGGCATTGGGCGGCCGCACGTTCAAGCTGAAGTTCGGCCACCGCGGCGCCAACCACCCCGTGAAGGAAGCCGTCAACGGCGGCCGCACCTACATCACGGTGCAGAACCACGGCTACAGCATAGACGAGGAGAGCCTCGACGGCACCGGCGCCATCATGTCCCACGTCAGCCTCAACGACGGCACCGTCGAGGGCCTGATGCATCCCGATCTCATGATTACGTCGGTGCAGTATCACCCCGAGGCGTCGGCCGGGCCACAGGACAGTCGGCACATATTCGACGATTTCATCGCGAGCGTCAGAAAGCGCAAGGACGTTTGA
- a CDS encoding GxxExxY protein encodes MNHKDTKAPSEPIPDEVDRVAAQIVDAAFRVHSSLGPGLLESVYEACLVHELSKRGLRVSQQLALPVVYDGIRIDAGLRIDLVVEDCVIVEVKTVENLAPIHHAQVLTYLRLTGHRLGLLINFNVGAIRNGIKRIAL; translated from the coding sequence ATTAACCACAAAGACACCAAGGCACCAAGTGAGCCAATCCCAGATGAGGTCGATCGCGTGGCTGCACAGATCGTGGACGCCGCTTTTCGTGTCCATTCCAGCTTGGGCCCTGGCTTGCTGGAGAGCGTTTACGAGGCCTGTCTGGTTCACGAACTGAGTAAGCGCGGACTGAGGGTATCACAGCAACTCGCGCTGCCCGTCGTGTATGACGGCATCCGAATCGACGCGGGACTTCGTATCGATCTTGTTGTTGAGGACTGCGTCATCGTGGAGGTGAAGACCGTTGAGAACCTGGCGCCAATCCATCACGCACAAGTGCTGACTTATCTTAGGCTGACGGGGCACCGCCTGGGGCTGCTCATCAACTTCAATGTCGGAGCGATTAGGAATGGCATCAAGAGAATCGCCTTGTGA
- the carB gene encoding carbamoyl-phosphate synthase large subunit yields MPRQPDLKKVIVIGSGPIVIGQAAEFDYAGTQACKAAKEEGLEVVLVNSNPATIMTDTNIADRVYIEPLTVEAVTAIIDRERPHGLIPTLGGQTGLNLATQLAKKGITDRFNVRLLGTPLDAIERAEDREHFKATMESISEPVPESAIITSLDEARSFAEEIGFPVIVRPAYTLGGTGGGIAHNQRELKEIASRGLRMSMIGQLLLERCVLGWKEIEFEVMRDGADNCITVCSMENLDAMGVHTGDSMVVAPALTLTDPEYQMLRSASIKIIRALGIEGGCNVQFALDPKSFTYYVIEVNPRVSRSSALASKATGYPIARVATKIAVGLHLDEIPNAITQKTTACFEPAIDYVVVKVPRWPFDKFATGDRTVGTQMKATGEVMAIDRTFEAALNKALRSLEIGVYGPRLRGVNLWSDTQLEDILRHPTDERIFAVFEAFRRGMSVQDIHELSFIDPWFLHRMRNMIEMEETIADAGQEGLTDELLQNAKRMNFSDRYIAELIGGSESALAERRHSLALDPTYKMVDTCAAEFEAATPYYYSTYEKENEASITHSRRVIVIGAGPIRIGQGIEFDYCSVHSVWALAQEGYQSIIINSNPETVSTDFDTSDKLYFEPLAEEDTLNIIGQEQPDAVVVQFGGQTAINLADTFHRNGVPILGTAFEDIDVAEDRDRFEHLLRRLDISKPPGRAVTSVEAARRVASEIGYPVLVRPSYVLGGRAMEIVFSDEELLSYMNMAADVSPRHPILVDKYVLGKEAEVDVIADGRDALIPGIMEHIERAGVHSGDSMAVCPPVTISEKAQRTIVEYSVRLARALHVKGLMNIQFVLEGDHVYVLEVNPRASRTVPYLSKLTGIPMVNVATKAMLGKSLTDLGYTPGLYPPPQHYGVKAPVFSFAKLTRVDINLGPEMKSTGEIMGIDPEFPKALHKAMVASGVAVPERGTLVLTVADRDKPEAAELARGFNRLGYTIHATRGTASHLSAQGIPVVRVGKISEGSPNIIDLIMSGGVDLLINTMSKDNRPGREGIRIRRSTVEHSIPCLTSLDTAQALLTALSSRREGERYAYKTIDEYLSDGKGAHGAGPA; encoded by the coding sequence ATGCCCAGGCAACCTGATCTGAAGAAAGTAATTGTGATCGGCTCCGGCCCGATCGTCATCGGCCAAGCGGCGGAGTTTGACTACGCCGGCACCCAGGCGTGCAAGGCTGCCAAGGAAGAAGGGCTGGAGGTGGTGCTGGTCAACAGCAACCCCGCCACCATCATGACCGATACGAACATCGCCGACCGCGTCTATATCGAGCCTTTGACCGTCGAAGCGGTGACCGCGATCATCGACCGCGAGCGTCCGCACGGCCTGATACCGACGCTCGGCGGCCAAACTGGCCTCAATCTCGCCACCCAGCTCGCCAAGAAGGGCATCACCGACCGCTTCAACGTCCGCCTGCTGGGCACGCCGCTCGACGCGATCGAGCGCGCCGAAGACCGCGAGCATTTCAAGGCGACGATGGAGTCCATCTCGGAGCCGGTGCCGGAGAGCGCCATCATCACCTCGCTCGATGAAGCGCGCAGCTTCGCGGAGGAAATCGGCTTCCCCGTCATCGTGCGCCCCGCGTACACCTTGGGCGGCACGGGCGGCGGCATCGCTCACAACCAGCGGGAGCTCAAGGAGATCGCCAGCCGCGGCCTGCGCATGAGCATGATCGGGCAGCTGTTGTTGGAGCGCTGCGTCCTGGGCTGGAAGGAAATCGAGTTCGAGGTGATGCGCGATGGCGCCGACAACTGCATCACGGTGTGCAGCATGGAGAACCTCGACGCCATGGGCGTGCACACCGGCGACTCGATGGTCGTCGCGCCCGCGCTCACGCTGACCGATCCCGAATACCAGATGCTGCGCAGCGCGTCCATCAAGATCATCCGCGCGCTGGGCATCGAGGGCGGATGCAACGTCCAGTTCGCGCTCGACCCCAAGAGCTTCACCTACTACGTCATCGAGGTCAATCCGCGCGTCAGCCGTTCCAGCGCGCTCGCGTCCAAGGCGACCGGCTATCCCATCGCGCGCGTCGCCACCAAGATCGCCGTCGGCCTGCATCTCGACGAAATCCCCAACGCGATCACGCAGAAGACGACGGCTTGCTTCGAGCCCGCGATTGACTACGTCGTGGTCAAGGTGCCCCGCTGGCCGTTTGACAAGTTCGCCACCGGCGACCGTACCGTCGGCACGCAGATGAAAGCGACCGGCGAAGTCATGGCCATTGATCGCACGTTCGAAGCCGCACTCAACAAAGCGCTGCGATCGCTCGAGATCGGCGTCTACGGGCCTCGCCTGCGCGGCGTCAACCTGTGGAGCGACACCCAGCTCGAAGACATCTTGCGCCACCCCACCGACGAGCGCATCTTCGCCGTCTTCGAGGCCTTCCGCCGCGGCATGTCGGTCCAGGACATCCACGAGCTATCGTTCATTGACCCCTGGTTCCTGCACCGCATGCGCAATATGATCGAGATGGAGGAGACCATCGCCGACGCGGGGCAGGAGGGGTTGACCGACGAGCTTCTTCAGAACGCCAAGCGGATGAACTTCTCCGACCGCTACATCGCGGAGTTGATCGGCGGTTCGGAATCCGCCCTTGCTGAGCGCCGCCACTCGCTCGCTCTCGACCCGACCTACAAGATGGTTGACACCTGCGCGGCCGAGTTCGAGGCCGCCACGCCATACTACTACTCGACCTATGAGAAGGAAAACGAGGCATCCATCACGCATTCCCGCCGCGTCATCGTTATCGGCGCGGGGCCGATTCGCATCGGGCAGGGCATCGAGTTCGACTACTGCAGCGTGCACTCCGTGTGGGCGCTCGCGCAGGAAGGCTACCAGTCCATCATCATCAACAGCAACCCGGAGACGGTCAGCACCGACTTCGATACCTCGGACAAGCTCTACTTCGAGCCGCTCGCCGAAGAAGACACGCTGAACATCATTGGCCAGGAGCAGCCGGATGCCGTGGTCGTCCAGTTCGGCGGGCAGACGGCGATCAACCTCGCCGACACGTTCCACCGCAACGGCGTCCCGATTCTCGGCACGGCGTTCGAGGATATTGACGTCGCCGAGGACCGCGATCGCTTCGAGCATCTCCTGCGCCGGCTCGACATTTCCAAGCCACCGGGGCGTGCCGTGACGTCGGTCGAAGCGGCGCGGCGCGTGGCATCCGAAATCGGCTATCCCGTCCTGGTGCGGCCGTCCTATGTCCTCGGCGGGCGCGCGATGGAGATCGTGTTCTCGGATGAAGAGCTGCTGTCCTACATGAACATGGCGGCGGACGTGTCACCCCGGCACCCGATTCTCGTGGACAAGTACGTCCTGGGCAAAGAGGCCGAGGTGGACGTCATCGCCGACGGCCGCGACGCGCTCATCCCCGGCATCATGGAGCACATCGAGCGCGCCGGCGTCCACTCCGGCGACAGCATGGCCGTCTGCCCGCCGGTCACGATCTCCGAGAAGGCGCAGCGCACCATCGTGGAATACTCCGTCCGCCTTGCCCGCGCGCTGCACGTCAAAGGGCTGATGAACATCCAGTTCGTGCTCGAGGGCGACCACGTGTACGTGCTCGAGGTCAACCCGCGCGCGAGCCGCACGGTGCCGTACCTCTCGAAGCTGACGGGTATCCCGATGGTCAACGTCGCGACCAAGGCGATGCTCGGCAAGTCGCTGACCGATCTCGGCTACACGCCCGGCCTCTATCCGCCGCCGCAGCACTACGGCGTCAAAGCGCCCGTGTTCTCGTTCGCCAAGCTTACGCGCGTGGACATCAACCTCGGCCCGGAGATGAAGTCCACCGGCGAGATCATGGGCATAGATCCGGAGTTTCCGAAGGCGCTGCACAAGGCGATGGTGGCGTCTGGTGTCGCGGTGCCGGAGCGAGGGACGCTGGTGCTGACAGTGGCCGACCGGGACAAGCCCGAAGCGGCCGAACTCGCGCGTGGGTTCAATCGGCTGGGGTACACGATCCACGCTACGCGCGGCACGGCGAGTCATCTCTCGGCGCAGGGCATACCGGTCGTGCGCGTCGGGAAGATCAGCGAGGGCAGCCCGAACATCATTGACCTCATCATGAGCGGCGGTGTGGATCTGCTCATCAACACGATGTCGAAGGACAACCGCCCCGGCCGCGAGGGCATCCGCATCCGCCGCTCCACAGTCGAGCACTCCATTCCCTGCCTGACCTCGCTCGACACCGCCCAGGCGCTGCTCACCGCGCTTTCCTCCCGCCGCGAAGGCGAGCGCTACGCCTACAAGACCATCGACGAGTACCTCTCAGACGGCAAGGGCGCACACGGCGCCGGCCCGGCCTGA
- a CDS encoding NADH:flavin oxidoreductase, producing MPRLFDAIQIPGTALRLRNRVVMPPMNMDDAGPGGVVTDEVIEHYVARAQGGVGLIIVAAAYVRDDGKLSRNQLGISRDEHVEPLSRLAKAIKERGAAAAIQIHHAGGVADAETIGGTAVAPSAEGFPDRDVKELSVQEIRELVEAFGAAAARAKAAGFDAVELHGAHGYLVTQFLSPATNRRDDDYGGTSEKRLRFALECVDAIRKATGQDYPIITRISAKEDAPGGLTIEDGCRIAKALDDAGACIVHVSASLASTGERGWGYMVPLAEAVKRAVSVPVIAVGKLHDPKLANSVIEEGKADLVAIGSQLLAQPDWPQAAAEALGQEMKPL from the coding sequence GTGCCACGACTATTCGATGCGATCCAGATACCGGGGACTGCTCTGCGCCTGCGAAACCGCGTCGTCATGCCGCCCATGAATATGGATGACGCCGGGCCGGGCGGGGTCGTCACGGACGAGGTCATCGAGCATTACGTCGCGCGTGCCCAGGGCGGCGTGGGGCTCATCATTGTCGCGGCAGCATACGTGCGCGACGACGGGAAGCTGTCCCGGAATCAACTCGGCATTTCCAGGGACGAACACGTCGAGCCGTTGTCGCGACTCGCGAAAGCAATCAAGGAGCGCGGCGCAGCGGCCGCGATTCAGATCCACCACGCCGGTGGTGTCGCAGACGCGGAGACCATCGGCGGGACGGCCGTCGCGCCGTCGGCCGAGGGCTTCCCGGATCGCGACGTGAAGGAGCTGAGCGTCCAGGAAATCCGCGAATTGGTCGAGGCGTTCGGCGCTGCCGCCGCACGCGCGAAGGCCGCCGGATTCGACGCGGTCGAGTTGCACGGCGCGCATGGCTACCTCGTCACGCAGTTCCTGTCCCCTGCCACCAACCGCCGCGACGACGACTACGGCGGCACGTCTGAGAAGCGCCTGCGTTTCGCGCTGGAGTGCGTGGATGCGATCCGCAAGGCGACGGGTCAGGACTATCCCATCATCACGCGCATCAGCGCGAAAGAGGATGCTCCCGGCGGGCTGACGATTGAGGACGGCTGCCGCATCGCGAAGGCGCTGGATGATGCCGGCGCGTGCATCGTTCACGTGTCCGCCAGTCTTGCGAGCACGGGCGAGCGCGGGTGGGGTTACATGGTGCCGCTGGCGGAGGCTGTCAAACGGGCGGTGTCGGTGCCGGTCATCGCCGTCGGCAAGCTGCACGATCCGAAGCTCGCCAACAGCGTCATCGAGGAGGGCAAGGCCGACCTCGTCGCCATCGGTTCCCAACTGCTGGCGCAGCCCGACTGGCCGCAGGCCGCCGCAGAGGCCCTGGGCCAGGAGATGAAGCCACTATGA
- a CDS encoding nucleoside 2-deoxyribosyltransferase, with amino-acid sequence MMPQPDFERFRTAVLCREPDRVPLAELKVEDAVKAAFLGRKFADPSSDPIAYLRDDIEFSAAAGYDYVRVTAILPYPEVKTAHTYRYGGYEGDTRRDWVSLGGGIIRTWEDFENFAWPSADGADMRALEAAAEHLPDGMKVVTAVKGGGIFERAWMLMGMEQFAMCLADDPDLARAVVDRAGALYVETCARAVEHDGVECVWFSDDLAHCGGMLVSPQVLRDWVFPWYQKLADLSRAHDLIFIFHSDGKLWEVMEDLLDIGFHALHPIEPKAMDIVEVKRRYEGRLCVIGNIDLGYTLTRGTPAEVEAEVRERIRALAPGGGYCVSSSNSITEYVPLDNYRAMLDATLRYGEYPINV; translated from the coding sequence ATGATGCCGCAGCCCGATTTCGAGCGGTTCCGCACAGCCGTGCTCTGCCGCGAGCCGGACAGAGTGCCGCTCGCAGAGCTGAAGGTCGAGGACGCGGTGAAAGCCGCGTTTCTCGGGCGCAAGTTTGCCGACCCCTCCTCCGATCCCATTGCCTACCTGCGCGACGACATCGAGTTCAGCGCCGCCGCGGGATACGACTACGTCCGCGTCACCGCAATCCTGCCATACCCCGAAGTCAAGACCGCGCATACCTACCGCTATGGCGGCTACGAAGGCGACACGCGCCGCGACTGGGTCAGCCTTGGCGGCGGCATCATTCGCACCTGGGAGGACTTCGAGAACTTCGCGTGGCCGAGCGCTGACGGTGCTGACATGCGGGCGCTCGAAGCGGCGGCGGAGCATCTGCCGGACGGCATGAAGGTGGTCACGGCCGTCAAAGGTGGCGGCATCTTCGAGCGCGCGTGGATGCTGATGGGCATGGAGCAATTCGCGATGTGCCTGGCCGATGACCCCGACCTGGCGAGGGCGGTGGTGGACCGCGCCGGGGCGCTCTACGTTGAAACCTGCGCGCGGGCGGTCGAACATGACGGCGTCGAGTGCGTCTGGTTTAGCGACGATCTGGCGCACTGCGGCGGCATGCTCGTCTCGCCGCAAGTGCTGCGCGACTGGGTGTTCCCGTGGTATCAGAAGCTCGCGGACCTCAGCCGTGCGCACGATCTCATCTTCATCTTCCACTCCGACGGCAAGCTGTGGGAGGTCATGGAGGATCTGCTCGACATCGGCTTCCACGCGTTGCATCCGATCGAACCGAAGGCAATGGACATCGTCGAGGTCAAGCGCCGCTATGAAGGGCGGCTGTGCGTCATCGGCAACATTGACCTGGGCTACACGCTGACCCGCGGCACGCCGGCCGAAGTGGAGGCGGAAGTTCGCGAGCGCATCCGCGCCCTCGCCCCCGGCGGCGGGTACTGCGTCAGCTCGAGCAACAGCATCACCGAGTACGTCCCGTTGGACAACTATCGGGCGATGCTCGACGCGACGCTGCGATACGGCGAGTATCCGATCAACGTCTGA
- the ychF gene encoding redox-regulated ATPase YchF, with protein MIEIGIVGLPNVGKSTIFNSLCGAQAKVSNYAFCTVEPNRAVVPVPDPRLARVAEIFGQERAVPVTATFVDIAGLVRGASKGEGLGNQFLAHIREVDAILHVVRCFADAEVSHIEGDVNPTRDAEIVDIELALADLGTVQRRLEKARTDAKSGNPDARAQVAFLERLSESLNQGTPARLVEVTHAEAQVLGELHLLTAKRELYVANVGEDGDDSGGAGEELREYGQQRGSHVLELSGKIQAELAELPDAERDQFAREMDVPADALEKVVAASYNVLELVTFFTAVGKEARAWPVRRGTTAAEAAGQIHTDMEKGFVRAEVIGFDVLDRLGSWDAAHQQGLLRVEGRDYAVEEGDVIHVRFAT; from the coding sequence ATGATCGAGATCGGCATAGTCGGGCTGCCCAACGTCGGCAAGTCCACCATCTTCAACTCCCTCTGCGGCGCGCAGGCCAAGGTCTCCAATTACGCATTCTGCACCGTCGAGCCCAACCGCGCAGTCGTGCCCGTTCCCGACCCGCGTCTCGCGCGCGTGGCGGAGATCTTCGGGCAGGAGCGGGCCGTTCCCGTCACCGCCACCTTCGTTGACATCGCGGGGCTGGTGCGCGGGGCGAGCAAGGGCGAAGGGCTCGGCAACCAGTTCCTCGCGCACATCCGCGAGGTTGACGCGATACTCCACGTCGTACGATGTTTCGCTGATGCGGAGGTGTCACACATCGAAGGCGACGTGAACCCCACGCGCGACGCGGAGATCGTTGATATCGAACTCGCCTTAGCGGATCTCGGCACGGTTCAGCGCAGACTCGAGAAGGCCAGAACGGACGCCAAGAGCGGCAATCCCGACGCGCGGGCGCAGGTCGCGTTCCTCGAACGCCTGTCGGAATCCCTCAATCAAGGAACGCCTGCGAGACTCGTCGAGGTGACCCACGCGGAGGCCCAGGTGCTGGGCGAGCTGCATTTGCTGACCGCAAAGCGGGAGTTGTATGTCGCGAACGTGGGAGAGGACGGCGATGATTCCGGCGGGGCAGGGGAGGAGCTGCGAGAGTACGGGCAGCAGCGCGGCTCGCACGTGCTTGAACTGAGCGGCAAGATTCAGGCGGAGCTGGCAGAGCTGCCCGATGCGGAGCGAGATCAATTCGCGCGGGAGATGGATGTGCCTGCCGATGCACTGGAAAAGGTCGTCGCCGCGAGTTATAATGTACTTGAACTGGTCACGTTCTTCACGGCAGTGGGGAAGGAAGCGCGGGCGTGGCCGGTGCGCAGAGGAACGACCGCGGCCGAAGCCGCGGGTCAGATTCATACGGATATGGAGAAAGGGTTCGTCCGCGCTGAGGTCATCGGATTCGATGTCCTGGATCGCCTCGGCTCGTGGGACGCGGCGCATCAGCAGGGCTTGCTGCGCGTGGAGGGCAGAGACTACGCGGTTGAGGAAGGCGACGTGATCCACGTGCGGTTCGCGACCTGA
- a CDS encoding GGDEF domain-containing protein has protein sequence MPPEQPLGTHASTEPPLDASGDASASFTAMTAQIASVVRLVVLLTVVLMLRLRQLPLVFDSLDILLALGACYVVVTTLFPRRWRSSQLTRLLLICDIVLISGLIWITGGTRSEYYLLYYLPILHGASRLNFRDAITASVLAAICYLFIAIAAGPLVPIMTTGILRAGAFGGSVIILAVFFAVLSHEARTNRLLTEKLREAFDSVSAVYDIARVASTRDSVQDVMGTTLRQAMRLSEADGGVLAVLDSEGRFHVAAQHGADDAPEVAFDQALAGTAIEGRRWLSREVADPRPDKQPAHEFFIPMFAGWHPLAVMQIRTTRPAGLQERDMELVRALCAEAAMAIENARLRAETKRAAATDYLTGLCNRREFALRLEAEIRRTARHGGEVALVLLDADDFKRCNDSHGHQAGDQVLQALAERIEAVIRGEDTAARYGGDEFAIILPQTDIAGARVVAQKLQRELQTLTFDWSADTWQLTVSTGVSASGEELSANLLLQKADRALYEAKSAGKNQICVWQANAQAESAATP, from the coding sequence ATGCCCCCCGAACAGCCGTTAGGGACACACGCCTCAACGGAACCGCCCCTCGACGCCTCCGGCGACGCGAGCGCGTCGTTCACGGCCATGACGGCACAGATAGCGTCGGTGGTTCGCCTCGTCGTTTTGCTGACCGTTGTGCTCATGCTCCGGCTGCGTCAACTGCCGCTGGTGTTCGATTCGCTTGACATCTTGCTCGCACTAGGCGCGTGCTACGTCGTCGTCACCACGCTGTTCCCGCGGCGCTGGAGAAGCTCGCAGCTCACTCGTCTCCTTCTCATCTGCGACATCGTGCTGATCTCGGGCCTGATCTGGATCACGGGCGGCACGCGCAGCGAGTATTACCTGCTGTATTACCTGCCGATTCTGCACGGGGCGAGCCGCCTCAACTTCCGCGACGCGATAACCGCGTCGGTGTTGGCGGCGATCTGCTATCTCTTCATCGCCATTGCCGCGGGGCCGCTCGTGCCCATTATGACGACCGGCATACTGAGAGCGGGCGCCTTTGGCGGCTCGGTCATCATCCTCGCCGTATTCTTTGCCGTTCTCTCCCACGAGGCGCGCACCAATCGACTGCTTACGGAGAAACTGCGCGAGGCGTTCGACAGCGTGTCGGCAGTGTATGACATCGCCCGGGTGGCGAGCACCCGCGACAGCGTGCAAGACGTGATGGGCACGACGCTGCGGCAAGCGATGCGGCTCTCGGAGGCCGACGGCGGCGTCCTCGCCGTGCTCGACAGCGAGGGGCGGTTTCACGTGGCGGCGCAACACGGCGCCGACGACGCACCCGAAGTGGCATTCGACCAAGCGCTTGCTGGGACAGCGATCGAGGGCCGCCGGTGGTTGTCGCGCGAAGTCGCGGACCCGCGACCCGACAAGCAGCCCGCCCACGAGTTCTTCATCCCCATGTTTGCCGGCTGGCATCCGCTGGCGGTAATGCAGATTCGCACGACTCGCCCCGCCGGCTTGCAGGAGCGGGATATGGAACTCGTACGTGCGTTGTGCGCCGAGGCCGCGATGGCCATCGAGAATGCTCGCCTCCGCGCCGAAACGAAGCGCGCGGCGGCCACCGATTACCTGACCGGCCTATGCAATCGCCGAGAGTTCGCACTCCGTCTGGAGGCGGAGATTCGGCGCACCGCGCGGCACGGCGGCGAAGTCGCCTTGGTGCTGCTCGACGCCGACGACTTCAAGCGCTGCAACGATTCGCACGGGCATCAAGCCGGCGACCAGGTGCTGCAGGCGCTGGCGGAGCGCATCGAGGCCGTCATCCGCGGCGAGGATACCGCCGCACGTTACGGCGGCGACGAATTCGCAATTATCCTGCCGCAGACCGACATCGCCGGCGCCCGCGTCGTGGCGCAGAAACTTCAGCGAGAACTTCAAACGCTGACGTTCGATTGGAGCGCCGACACGTGGCAGCTCACGGTCAGTACCGGTGTCAGCGCGTCAGGCGAAGAGCTCTCCGCTAACTTGTTGCTGCAGAAGGCCGACCGAGCACTGTACGAGGCCAAGAGCGCAGGCAAGAACCAGATCTGTGTGTGGCAGGCCAACGCACAAGCTGAATCGGCGGCAACCCCGTGA